The Paenibacillus sp. FSL R7-0204 genome includes a region encoding these proteins:
- a CDS encoding TetR/AcrR family transcriptional regulator, with protein sequence MAEIHEMISAGTRALIEDNFLQLMEQEGFHKVSVRQLALRTHINRGTFYLHFTDKYDLLEQLQREILTGLEQVMVVKIVREEMSEHYLMGLPYPPLVHILEYLQQHGERIRLFLGAKGDAAFPGQFKEVIKRSFYRKLEMNGVFADHPAVPPEYLAAHSASIFLGITEEWLHSGMPYTPKELAVIYNEVLFMQATLIPKA encoded by the coding sequence GTGGCGGAAATACATGAAATGATATCAGCGGGAACCCGGGCTTTAATCGAGGATAACTTCCTCCAGCTCATGGAGCAGGAAGGATTTCACAAGGTGAGCGTACGCCAGCTGGCGCTTAGAACACATATTAACAGGGGAACGTTCTATCTGCATTTTACGGATAAATACGATCTGCTGGAGCAGCTTCAGCGGGAAATACTGACCGGTCTGGAGCAGGTGATGGTTGTCAAAATCGTACGTGAAGAGATGTCCGAGCATTATCTGATGGGCTTGCCCTATCCGCCCCTGGTGCATATCCTTGAGTATCTGCAGCAGCATGGAGAGCGAATCCGCTTATTTCTCGGGGCTAAAGGAGATGCGGCATTTCCGGGGCAATTCAAGGAGGTTATCAAACGCAGCTTCTACCGGAAGCTGGAGATGAATGGCGTATTTGCCGATCATCCGGCGGTTCCTCCAGAGTATCTCGCTGCGCATTCCGCGTCTATTTTTCTCGGAATTACGGAAGAATGGCTGCACAGCGGGATGCCTTATACTCCGAAGGAGCTGGCGGTGATCTATAATGAGGTCTTATTCATGCAAGCGACTCTGATTCCCAAGGCTTAA
- a CDS encoding MerR family transcriptional regulator, with the protein MAKLKNDLMSISAFSRLSRVPRKTLIFYHQTGLFKPAFVADNGYRYYIRSQLDTIGVINIVKELGMSLEDIRAYLEHRSPLSTLALLQKQEEVVQQQIAKLNLAREMMLQRAENIEHSLNVDTSRMVVVHQERKPLLRSCRVHESRRELNEELWDDFQERLHKENAPAGYPGGAIICKEDLLRRDGDMISYMFSFITTQHHEQEYMPEGYYLVSYTRADYEDTEKIYPQIFDYIDKNHYVIKGDAYEEFLLDEIVMKRPEDYLVRVMVHIEEPAKS; encoded by the coding sequence ATGGCTAAGCTTAAGAATGATTTGATGTCCATTAGCGCCTTTTCCAGGCTGTCCCGTGTTCCGCGCAAAACGCTCATTTTCTATCATCAGACCGGCCTATTCAAGCCTGCCTTCGTAGCTGACAACGGCTACCGGTATTACATCCGCAGCCAGTTGGATACGATTGGCGTAATTAATATTGTCAAGGAGCTGGGCATGTCTCTGGAGGACATCCGGGCGTATCTGGAGCACCGTTCTCCTCTTAGCACTCTTGCGCTTCTGCAGAAGCAGGAGGAGGTAGTTCAGCAGCAGATCGCGAAGCTCAACCTGGCCAGGGAGATGATGCTCCAGCGCGCGGAGAATATCGAGCATTCTCTGAATGTGGATACCAGCCGGATGGTTGTCGTCCACCAAGAACGGAAGCCGCTCTTACGCAGCTGCCGTGTTCACGAATCCAGGCGGGAATTAAACGAGGAGCTGTGGGATGATTTCCAGGAACGTCTGCATAAGGAGAATGCACCTGCCGGATATCCGGGCGGGGCCATCATATGTAAGGAGGACCTGCTGAGGCGGGACGGGGATATGATCTCCTATATGTTCAGCTTCATCACTACACAGCATCACGAACAAGAATATATGCCGGAAGGCTACTATCTTGTGTCTTACACCCGGGCTGATTATGAGGATACCGAGAAGATTTATCCGCAGATTTTTGATTACATTGACAAGAATCATTATGTTATTAAAGGAGATGCTTACGAGGAATTCCTTCTGGATGAGATCGTTATGAAGCGTCCTGAGGACTATCTGGTGCGGGTGATGGTGCATATCGAGGAGCCAGCCAAGTCATAA
- a CDS encoding helix-turn-helix domain-containing protein: MITLKRCGSNVIHSEGMTIDRPEGSGDYVFVFFRSKMELRLQSRSVYAEPNTYIIYNRNSHYFYRDAEVPLVHDWFHFELEGADAWFERLKLPLDTLMKAHDPLYITRKVNELHWENLQNGSFRQEIIDSILRCLFMKLSDMRHYAEASQLVSKYYNSFLNLRNEVLSSPSTWYTVKQLAERMNMSPSYFQQIYKQIFGVPAVSDIILNRVGHASYLLKNTTYTVSQISASCGYENDVHFMRQFKKFTGQTPSEYRGKG; this comes from the coding sequence ATGATTACCTTGAAGCGGTGCGGTTCGAATGTAATTCACTCAGAGGGCATGACAATCGACCGCCCGGAGGGCTCCGGCGATTATGTCTTCGTATTCTTTCGGAGCAAGATGGAGCTGAGGCTTCAATCGCGGAGCGTGTATGCTGAACCGAATACTTACATCATCTATAACAGAAATAGCCACTACTTCTACAGAGACGCTGAGGTGCCGCTGGTGCATGACTGGTTCCATTTTGAGCTGGAGGGGGCGGATGCTTGGTTTGAACGCTTGAAGCTGCCGCTGGACACCTTAATGAAGGCCCATGACCCGCTCTATATCACCAGAAAAGTGAATGAGCTTCACTGGGAGAATCTGCAGAACGGCAGCTTCCGTCAGGAAATTATCGACTCCATTCTTCGCTGCCTGTTCATGAAGCTTAGCGATATGCGGCATTATGCGGAGGCCAGCCAGCTGGTCAGCAAATACTATAATTCATTCCTGAATCTGAGAAATGAAGTGCTCAGCTCCCCCTCCACCTGGTATACTGTCAAGCAGCTGGCGGAGCGGATGAACATGAGCCCGTCCTATTTTCAGCAGATCTATAAGCAGATCTTCGGCGTTCCGGCCGTCAGTGACATCATCCTAAATCGTGTGGGGCATGCGTCCTATTTACTGAAGAACACCACCTATACTGTCAGCCAGATCTCTGCGAGTTGCGGTTATGAGAACGATGTCCATTTCATGCGGCAGTTCAAGAAGTTCACCGGCCAAACGCCGAGTGAGTATCGAGGGAAGGGCTGA
- a CDS encoding C40 family peptidase codes for MKKGIVWLLSIVLLLSFGSERAAADDSSRLDQEVNDVMGTPYKWGGTKVSEGFDCSGFLIYIFGKFNLDLPRTSKSQASAGEYVAKSDLRPGDLVFFETGGNGISHAGIYVGDNKFAHSSSNKGVTITSLSSGYYKERYVTARRTISESTYQKMTGN; via the coding sequence TTGAAAAAAGGAATCGTGTGGCTACTGAGTATTGTACTATTGCTATCGTTTGGATCTGAAAGAGCAGCTGCGGATGACAGCTCCAGGCTTGACCAAGAGGTTAATGATGTTATGGGAACTCCTTATAAATGGGGGGGTACCAAGGTATCTGAAGGGTTTGACTGTTCCGGATTTTTAATATACATATTTGGCAAATTCAACTTAGATCTTCCGAGAACATCCAAGTCGCAGGCAAGTGCAGGCGAATATGTAGCCAAGTCCGATTTACGTCCCGGAGATCTTGTCTTTTTCGAAACCGGGGGCAACGGCATCTCGCATGCAGGCATCTATGTGGGCGACAACAAATTTGCACATTCCTCAAGCAATAAGGGCGTTACGATCACCAGCCTGTCATCAGGTTACTATAAGGAACGCTATGTTACTGCCAGAAGAACCATTTCTGAGAGCACGTATCAGAAGATGACTGGCAATTAA
- a CDS encoding ABC transporter ATP-binding protein, whose amino-acid sequence MNNINYGRTIKRLLAYFKLFKFRTSLALLLVLVSSAVSVASATFLRLLIDDFITPLLGDQHPVFDALFQALAILAVIYAAGVLSTFISKRLMITVSQLIMKRIRDHLFAHMQKLPIKYFDRKEHGDIMSHYTNDVDTLNMMLTDGLPQLLSTVVTVIVVLGTMLYLDVPLTIVVVLGALVMLWITKKVGGKATHHFFQQQESIGALDGYIEEMIHGQKVVQVFGREERSIEQFAQLNHELFENSTTANKYSNILMPVNANLATLIYVLVAIAGGAMSISGWNEGLTLGSIAAFLSLSRNFTMPIAEISSQINMFVVALAGAQRIFNLMDEQPEEDEGRVTLEQDKQGSGWAWRLEDGSTVRLAGKVEFKDVCFTYDGKKQVLQEISLYAKPGQKLAFVGATGAGKTTVANLLNRFYDITQGEIIYDGINIQRIRKADLRRSLGIVLQDTHLFAGTVADNIRYGRLEATDEEVMQAAKLSYASSFIERLPDGYQTQLDGNGNGLSQGQSQLLAIARSAIANPPVMILDEATSSIDTRTEALVQKGMDNLMDHRTVFVIAHRLSTVRNSDAIMVMDKGQIMERGDHGELILRKGIYYQLYTGAFEWD is encoded by the coding sequence ATGAACAACATTAATTATGGCAGAACGATTAAGCGGCTCCTGGCCTACTTCAAGCTCTTCAAGTTCAGAACCTCACTGGCCCTCCTGCTGGTGCTGGTAAGTTCTGCGGTATCTGTAGCTTCCGCTACGTTCCTGAGACTGCTCATCGATGACTTCATCACACCGCTGCTGGGCGATCAGCATCCGGTATTCGACGCCTTGTTCCAGGCACTAGCCATTCTAGCTGTCATTTATGCCGCCGGTGTCCTCAGCACATTTATCTCCAAGCGGCTGATGATTACAGTCTCACAGCTCATTATGAAAAGAATCCGTGACCATCTGTTTGCTCATATGCAGAAGCTGCCGATTAAGTACTTCGACCGCAAGGAGCACGGTGACATTATGAGTCACTACACAAATGACGTAGATACACTGAATATGATGCTCACAGACGGATTGCCGCAATTGCTATCTACAGTTGTGACGGTCATAGTGGTGCTGGGCACGATGCTGTATCTGGATGTCCCGCTGACGATTGTAGTGGTATTAGGCGCATTGGTGATGCTATGGATTACCAAGAAGGTAGGGGGAAAAGCGACACACCACTTTTTCCAGCAGCAGGAATCTATCGGCGCACTGGACGGATATATCGAAGAAATGATTCACGGGCAAAAGGTAGTGCAGGTATTCGGCCGTGAAGAGCGATCCATCGAGCAGTTCGCACAGCTGAATCATGAACTATTCGAGAATTCCACAACAGCCAACAAGTACTCCAACATTCTGATGCCGGTGAATGCCAATCTGGCTACCTTAATCTATGTGCTGGTGGCAATAGCGGGTGGGGCCATGTCGATATCCGGCTGGAATGAAGGCTTGACGCTGGGAAGTATTGCGGCGTTCCTGAGTCTGTCCCGGAACTTTACGATGCCGATTGCTGAAATCTCCTCCCAGATCAATATGTTTGTGGTGGCGCTAGCGGGCGCACAGCGGATCTTCAACCTGATGGATGAACAACCGGAAGAGGACGAGGGACGTGTGACCCTGGAGCAAGATAAGCAGGGCTCAGGATGGGCATGGAGGCTGGAGGACGGCTCTACCGTAAGGCTTGCCGGGAAGGTGGAGTTCAAGGATGTGTGCTTCACATATGACGGGAAGAAGCAGGTGCTGCAGGAGATTAGCTTATATGCGAAGCCTGGGCAGAAGCTTGCTTTTGTAGGCGCTACAGGTGCCGGAAAAACGACCGTGGCCAACCTGCTCAACCGTTTCTACGATATAACGCAAGGTGAGATCATCTATGACGGCATCAATATACAGCGTATCCGCAAAGCGGACCTGCGCCGCTCCCTTGGTATCGTTCTGCAAGACACCCATCTGTTCGCCGGCACGGTGGCCGATAATATCCGCTATGGACGGCTGGAAGCCACTGACGAGGAGGTTATGCAGGCCGCCAAGCTGTCTTATGCCTCGAGCTTCATCGAACGCTTGCCGGACGGATACCAGACTCAGCTGGACGGGAACGGGAATGGGCTGTCACAGGGCCAAAGCCAGCTGCTGGCGATTGCCAGGTCAGCTATTGCCAATCCGCCGGTGATGATTCTCGATGAAGCAACCTCATCCATCGATACCCGGACGGAAGCCCTGGTACAGAAGGGGATGGATAATCTAATGGATCACAGAACCGTGTTCGTCATCGCCCACCGCCTGTCCACCGTAAGGAATTCCGATGCCATCATGGTGATGGACAAGGGCCAGATCATGGAGCGCGGGGATCACGGGGAGTTGATCTTACGCAAAGGCATTTACTATCAGCTGTATACAGGAGCGTTTGAATGGGATTGA
- a CDS encoding glycoside hydrolase family 2 protein → MTGTTTKAATKFYTLGYPRPQFVRSQWLDLNGEWDFSFDDDHTGVAARWMDHFPATHTINVPFTYETAASGIGEETFHPRIWYRKQLVLSPAVEGKRTVLHFEGVDYKAVCWVNGGYAGEHEGAYARFSFDITDLLRQDGVNEIVLMVTDSDSCLQPRGKQRWAGRNHDSFYVQTTGIWKSVWLEHVHATRLDSVKMTPDINRQMLRLDYRVYGLSEAQNLRLETKITFQGQRVNKLSLSVDRAWMTVEVSMMEGINGPWLQNLWSPGNPNLFDIEFVLYAGEQEIDRVGSYVGMRNISIKGGQILLNNLPLYQRLILDQGYWTDSHLTPPSEEALIQDIEAIMEMGYNGLRKHMKVEDARFLYWCDVKGLLVWSEMAAAYEYNDETLERFTREWLEIVQQQYNHPCIITWVPFNESWGVQNILHDVRQQTFTEGIYYLTKSIDPYRPVITNDGWEHTVSDILTLHDYVERGEALYETYKDKDSITGSSGTYNEWKFAFAEGYSYKGQPVIISEYGGIAFQSGHGWGYGHQVDSEEAFLERFGSLTRAIQAIPFISGYCYTQVTDVQDEVNGLMTAEREPKVPMERIREINLKRGV, encoded by the coding sequence ATGACTGGAACAACGACGAAAGCAGCTACGAAATTCTATACACTGGGCTACCCGAGACCCCAATTTGTCCGCAGCCAGTGGCTGGATTTGAACGGAGAATGGGACTTTAGCTTCGATGATGATCACACAGGCGTTGCGGCGCGCTGGATGGATCATTTTCCGGCCACACACACGATCAACGTTCCATTCACCTACGAGACAGCGGCCAGCGGCATTGGTGAAGAGACCTTTCACCCCAGGATCTGGTACCGCAAGCAACTCGTCCTGTCCCCGGCGGTAGAAGGGAAGCGGACGGTGCTGCATTTTGAAGGCGTGGATTATAAGGCGGTCTGCTGGGTGAACGGCGGCTATGCCGGAGAGCATGAGGGGGCGTATGCGCGGTTCTCCTTCGATATTACCGATCTGCTCAGGCAGGATGGCGTGAATGAGATTGTGCTGATGGTGACCGACAGCGACAGCTGTCTCCAGCCCCGGGGCAAGCAGCGCTGGGCGGGCCGGAACCACGATTCGTTCTATGTGCAGACCACCGGTATCTGGAAAAGCGTCTGGCTGGAGCATGTCCACGCTACCCGGCTGGATTCCGTGAAAATGACACCCGACATTAACCGCCAAATGCTCCGGCTGGATTACCGTGTATACGGCCTAAGCGAGGCCCAGAATCTTCGGCTGGAGACCAAAATTACGTTTCAGGGCCAACGGGTAAATAAGCTTAGTCTGTCGGTGGACAGAGCATGGATGACCGTGGAGGTCAGCATGATGGAAGGCATTAACGGGCCTTGGCTGCAGAACCTGTGGTCACCGGGGAATCCGAACCTTTTTGACATCGAATTCGTGCTGTATGCGGGTGAACAGGAGATTGACCGGGTAGGCTCGTATGTCGGTATGCGCAATATCTCAATTAAGGGCGGCCAGATCCTGCTGAACAATCTCCCGCTGTATCAAAGACTGATCCTGGATCAAGGTTACTGGACCGATAGCCATCTGACTCCGCCGTCAGAAGAAGCGCTGATTCAAGATATTGAAGCGATTATGGAGATGGGCTACAACGGTCTGCGCAAGCATATGAAGGTGGAGGACGCCCGTTTCTTGTACTGGTGCGATGTCAAAGGGCTATTGGTCTGGTCAGAGATGGCGGCTGCCTATGAATATAACGACGAGACGCTGGAGCGGTTCACCAGGGAGTGGCTGGAGATCGTGCAGCAGCAGTATAATCATCCATGCATTATCACCTGGGTGCCTTTTAACGAATCCTGGGGAGTGCAGAATATCCTTCATGACGTCCGGCAGCAGACATTCACGGAAGGGATCTATTATTTGACCAAATCTATCGATCCCTATCGTCCGGTGATTACGAATGACGGCTGGGAACATACCGTGTCTGACATTCTGACGCTGCATGATTATGTGGAGCGGGGGGAAGCGCTATATGAAACCTACAAGGATAAAGACTCTATTACCGGCAGCAGCGGCACGTATAACGAATGGAAGTTTGCTTTTGCAGAAGGGTACAGCTATAAGGGGCAGCCGGTCATCATCAGCGAGTATGGGGGGATTGCCTTCCAGAGCGGGCACGGCTGGGGGTATGGTCATCAGGTGGATAGCGAGGAAGCTTTTCTGGAGCGGTTCGGCAGCTTAACCCGGGCGATTCAGGCCATTCCATTTATCTCCGGGTACTGTTATACGCAGGTTACAGACGTTCAGGATGAGGTTAACGGGTTAATGACTGCGGAGCGCGAGCCGAAGGTGCCAATGGAGAGAATCCGCGAGATTAACCTTAAGCGGGGGGTGTAA
- a CDS encoding GNAT family N-acetyltransferase: protein MIYHRAERTIETERLLLRLFKPSDATDVSYHCNNYNIYKSTLTLPYPYPLECAVDWIANHEQNFDLDKMYDFAITDKADGRLYGAVGLSNHPSHHNGEIGYWIGEAHWGHGYATEAARAVIEFAFAEMKYHKVYARHFASNPASGRIMQKCGMTYEGTQKDQVHKIHSYEDLVYYGIINHAHLRQ from the coding sequence ATGATATATCACCGAGCCGAGCGGACGATTGAGACAGAACGGTTACTGCTGCGCTTATTCAAGCCATCGGATGCCACAGATGTCAGCTATCATTGTAACAATTACAACATATACAAGAGTACTTTGACCCTTCCGTATCCGTACCCGCTGGAGTGTGCGGTGGACTGGATCGCGAATCATGAACAGAACTTTGACCTGGACAAGATGTATGACTTCGCAATTACTGACAAGGCAGACGGCCGGTTGTATGGGGCGGTTGGGTTATCTAATCATCCGTCCCATCATAACGGTGAAATCGGGTATTGGATCGGTGAAGCCCATTGGGGGCACGGTTACGCAACCGAGGCTGCCCGGGCGGTTATTGAATTTGCTTTTGCAGAGATGAAGTATCACAAGGTATATGCACGGCATTTCGCTTCTAATCCGGCCTCAGGAAGAATTATGCAGAAATGCGGAATGACCTATGAAGGCACCCAGAAAGATCAAGTACATAAGATTCATTCCTATGAGGATTTGGTGTATTACGGAATTATTAATCACGCTCATCTAAGGCAATAA
- a CDS encoding ABC transporter ATP-binding protein: MIRKLLQSVREYKKDTWLTPIFLLGEVAMEVLIPLLMAELIDQGITGGQMNQIVKYGLILILFALVSLVFGALAGKYSATAMSGFGRNLREDLFRHVQRLSFSNMDKFSTSGIVTRLTTDITHVQNAFLMIIRIAFRSPVMIIFATIMTYRISPTIAGWFVIVVPVLAAGMMLILKFAFPVFERAFDSYDALNKVVQENVRGIRVVKSYVREEHEISKFQQVSLRIFAQMAKAERILAYELPLMQVILYGVMLIISWVGAKLVVSGNMTTGELTSVFAYSMQILMSLMTLGIVVVMVAIARASAGRIHDLLDEQPDITSPGAPVTELHTGEVEFRDVSFRYSSKAKKDALSGINLHIRSGQTIGIIGGSGSAKSTLVQLIPRLYDVNEGEVLVSGTNVKDYDLHVLRSQVAMVLQKNVLFGGSIKDNLRWGNEAATDEELIDACKAAQAHEFITSFPDGYDTRLDQGGTNVSGGQKQRLCIARALLKKPKILILDDSTSAVDTRTDALIRTVFKESIPDTTKIIIAQRIASVEDADQIIVLDDGEQADIGTHQELLSRSTIYQEAYNTQTKGEEAQHEQH; encoded by the coding sequence ATGATCAGGAAGTTACTGCAAAGTGTGCGGGAGTATAAGAAGGATACATGGTTGACTCCTATATTTTTGCTTGGAGAGGTTGCCATGGAGGTGCTGATTCCCTTGCTCATGGCTGAATTGATTGATCAGGGTATTACCGGGGGACAGATGAACCAGATCGTGAAGTATGGACTGATCCTGATCCTGTTCGCTCTGGTCTCCCTGGTATTCGGCGCACTTGCCGGTAAATACTCGGCCACCGCGATGTCTGGCTTCGGACGAAATCTGCGGGAAGACCTGTTCCGTCATGTGCAGCGGCTGTCTTTTTCCAATATGGATAAATTCTCGACCTCAGGAATTGTCACCCGGCTGACCACGGATATCACGCATGTGCAGAATGCATTTCTTATGATTATTCGGATTGCGTTCCGCAGCCCGGTGATGATTATTTTTGCTACGATTATGACCTACAGAATCAGTCCTACCATCGCGGGGTGGTTTGTAATCGTTGTTCCTGTGCTTGCGGCAGGGATGATGCTCATTTTGAAGTTTGCCTTCCCGGTCTTTGAACGTGCCTTCGACAGCTACGACGCTCTGAACAAGGTTGTTCAGGAGAATGTCCGAGGAATCCGGGTGGTCAAATCCTATGTGCGGGAGGAGCATGAGATATCCAAGTTCCAGCAAGTGTCGCTGAGGATCTTTGCACAGATGGCTAAAGCGGAACGCATCCTGGCCTATGAGCTTCCGCTTATGCAGGTGATTCTGTATGGTGTGATGCTGATCATCTCCTGGGTAGGAGCCAAGCTGGTGGTGAGCGGCAATATGACAACCGGAGAACTGACCAGCGTGTTCGCCTACTCGATGCAAATTCTGATGAGTCTGATGACACTGGGGATCGTTGTCGTGATGGTGGCGATTGCCCGCGCTTCTGCCGGACGTATCCATGACCTGCTGGATGAACAGCCGGACATCACAAGTCCGGGCGCTCCAGTCACTGAACTGCATACGGGAGAGGTGGAGTTCCGCGATGTGTCCTTCCGATACTCCAGCAAAGCCAAGAAAGATGCCCTATCCGGCATTAACCTTCATATTCGCTCAGGACAGACGATTGGTATTATCGGCGGGTCGGGCAGTGCCAAGTCCACATTGGTGCAGCTCATTCCGCGTCTCTATGATGTTAACGAAGGCGAGGTGCTCGTTAGCGGAACGAATGTGAAGGACTATGATCTGCATGTGCTGCGGAGTCAGGTCGCTATGGTGCTGCAGAAAAATGTACTGTTCGGCGGCTCCATCAAGGACAATCTGCGCTGGGGGAATGAAGCAGCTACCGACGAAGAGCTGATCGACGCCTGCAAGGCCGCACAAGCCCATGAGTTCATCACGTCCTTCCCTGACGGATATGATACCCGGCTGGATCAAGGGGGGACGAATGTATCCGGCGGGCAGAAGCAGCGGTTATGTATTGCCAGAGCTTTACTGAAGAAGCCCAAAATCCTGATTCTGGATGATTCGACCAGTGCAGTGGATACACGTACAGATGCATTAATCCGGACCGTGTTCAAGGAGAGTATTCCGGATACGACCAAGATCATTATTGCCCAGCGGATCGCGTCTGTGGAAGATGCAGATCAGATTATTGTGCTGGATGACGGGGAGCAGGCGGATATCGGAACGCATCAGGAGCTTTTGAGCCGGAGTACGATCTATCAGGAAGCTTACAACACACAGACGAAGGGAGAGGAAGCGCAGCATGAACAACATTAA
- a CDS encoding YeiH family protein, with the protein MNLHLAVHMEEKKKLGFTLGIALPLMLALFAKYVSAFPFLCIMGQLVIAILLGMIWRATLGVPSYVTHGISFTSKKLLRYGIILLGMRLSLKDILQAGPEVVLIALVCIGFTICTVLGLARLFKVESRLGLLTACGTAICGAAAVVAIAPQLKASDEETAISAATVAILGTLFTLAYTLLYPFLTLTPLGYGIFSGATLHEIAHVIAATGPAGKQAVDLAVIVKLTRVTMLVPIAVIIGIWVNRKERRANPVTGPSKWRSVPVPWFILGFLLMSTVNTLQIIPEAITDKLVIAAYFLIAMAMAGLGLNVDLAAFRRMGFKAFGASLIGSLLLSGLGFLLVKVLNLG; encoded by the coding sequence ATGAATCTACACTTAGCTGTACACATGGAGGAAAAGAAAAAACTTGGCTTTACGCTCGGTATCGCCTTGCCACTGATGCTGGCCCTGTTCGCCAAATACGTATCTGCCTTCCCCTTCTTATGCATTATGGGTCAATTAGTCATAGCCATCCTGCTCGGAATGATCTGGAGAGCAACGCTTGGCGTTCCAAGTTATGTAACACACGGAATCTCTTTTACCTCAAAAAAGCTTTTGCGGTATGGCATCATATTGCTGGGCATGAGACTTAGCCTGAAGGATATCCTTCAGGCTGGTCCCGAGGTGGTGCTAATCGCCTTGGTTTGTATCGGGTTTACGATCTGTACGGTACTTGGTCTGGCGAGACTGTTCAAGGTAGAATCCAGACTGGGGCTACTGACGGCCTGCGGCACGGCGATCTGCGGAGCGGCAGCGGTAGTAGCCATCGCCCCGCAGCTCAAAGCAAGTGACGAGGAGACGGCGATCAGCGCGGCAACCGTTGCGATCTTGGGCACCCTTTTCACACTGGCGTATACCCTTCTCTACCCTTTCCTTACCCTGACTCCACTGGGCTACGGCATCTTCTCAGGCGCAACGCTCCACGAAATTGCTCATGTCATTGCAGCAACCGGGCCAGCCGGCAAGCAGGCGGTTGATCTGGCAGTCATCGTCAAATTAACGCGTGTCACCATGCTGGTACCGATCGCTGTAATCATCGGAATCTGGGTCAACCGCAAGGAGCGGCGGGCGAACCCGGTGACTGGACCCTCCAAATGGAGGTCTGTACCGGTTCCGTGGTTCATCTTGGGGTTCCTGCTAATGAGTACCGTCAATACTCTGCAGATCATCCCTGAAGCAATCACGGATAAGCTTGTAATTGCCGCGTACTTCCTCATTGCAATGGCTATGGCGGGCCTGGGTCTGAACGTAGATTTGGCTGCTTTTAGACGCATGGGCTTCAAGGCCTTCGGAGCCAGCTTGATCGGATCGCTCCTTCTGTCCGGATTAGGCTTCCTGCTGGTGAAGGTTTTGAACTTGGGTTGA
- a CDS encoding LysR family transcriptional regulator, giving the protein MLESLVVYVTAVEQRNFSRAAELLHLSQPGVSLQIRNLEEELGVKLMNRSPKWVKLTEAGELFYRRAKEMLNLYESVKLDLARLHDTVSGSLHIGASFTIGEYVLPRLFSSFAKQYPEVDMGMTIANSTEIVAALRENKIELGLIEGSIEAADLQVVHFMKDELIIVAAENHPLSRTGAVEVGVLQDQIWVLRESGSGTRSFSNLFLEQASLRMKRSYEINSSQGVKEAVAAGLGISMLSKWVVRREIETGKLIEIPVQGLSLERDFSIVRLTGHVPSRANEVFVERLVKLDSALA; this is encoded by the coding sequence ATGCTTGAATCCTTGGTGGTCTATGTAACGGCTGTGGAGCAGCGGAACTTCTCCAGGGCGGCAGAGCTTCTGCATCTGTCACAGCCTGGAGTCAGTCTGCAGATCCGTAATCTGGAGGAGGAACTCGGCGTAAAGCTGATGAACCGTTCGCCCAAATGGGTGAAGCTGACGGAAGCGGGGGAACTGTTCTATAGACGGGCGAAGGAAATGCTGAATCTCTATGAGTCCGTGAAGCTGGATCTGGCCAGGTTGCATGATACTGTCAGCGGAAGCTTACATATCGGGGCAAGCTTTACAATTGGCGAATATGTGTTGCCCCGGCTGTTCTCATCCTTCGCCAAGCAATATCCTGAAGTGGACATGGGGATGACGATTGCCAATTCCACGGAGATTGTTGCGGCCTTACGGGAGAATAAGATTGAGCTGGGACTGATCGAAGGAAGTATCGAGGCAGCAGATCTGCAGGTTGTTCATTTTATGAAAGACGAACTGATTATCGTCGCTGCTGAGAATCACCCGCTCTCACGAACGGGCGCGGTGGAGGTGGGCGTACTCCAGGATCAGATATGGGTGCTGCGTGAGAGCGGTTCGGGGACACGTTCGTTCAGCAACCTTTTTTTGGAACAGGCTAGTCTAAGAATGAAGCGCTCCTATGAGATCAACAGCAGTCAGGGCGTGAAGGAGGCCGTAGCTGCCGGATTGGGGATTTCTATGCTCTCGAAGTGGGTGGTCCGCAGGGAGATCGAGACCGGTAAGCTCATAGAAATTCCTGTGCAAGGCCTGAGCCTTGAAAGAGACTTCTCGATTGTGCGGCTGACCGGTCATGTTCCCAGCAGAGCGAATGAGGTGTTCGTGGAGAGATTGGTGAAGCTGGATAGTGCATTGGCCTGA